One Spiroplasma endosymbiont of Nebria brevicollis DNA window includes the following coding sequences:
- a CDS encoding FtsX-like permease family protein: MAVSYVTILFLPIVLGFGASFGLQFYLTTTINKIMFIPNSFVIISTIPSIISLFILPLILGLTLTAVFLMLISKPPLILINHNTNMKPISFKKSRSTNIKFTKKLMNLRLTLAFAKSNSFRITSAVAIFFVNIFVALFLLNFVYVYNYSTTYSNVNYTEKGNRLFNANNPNINQLLDVLLKDDSYDDSSGDKIWHWVSNEQFQLGINVGTYHEITDFSVIITDWYNNFISPNNLKIIANNPLLLAQVKKVSESLYNLLIQAIPFWKTYDTYPYLTFGFKIYNQATSIQYSTLKGKWETSLSFVNSQAYIVSYQTNDFPQWIQYQGENDKQSLIEFNIENDSYVNAIFPLQLAKQLHLKIGDTIVSRITNNDVDTLPWSQISFRVSGINNYNYFNQNVIVKQSSVFKYLIKSYEDYETGISKSSTIKITNYDNFINDMLVTDATPEICRNVSFVNVDNQYNIINDITLNGTLLRYVITNYGEQGESVAIINSLVNVCKALTIIVLIIAVVIILVLVNLMFQENKKDIISLKILGYSNNRITALIMLPYVISFMSTFTFSAITIYFLLQVTLQLLFQIARIWLLFSFSSILLLIFFFSVTFLMIFSYVLGHHHINNSRFNDVIMEN, encoded by the coding sequence ATGGCAGTTTCTTATGTTACCATTTTATTTTTACCTATTGTTTTAGGTTTTGGTGCTTCGTTTGGTTTACAATTTTATTTAACTACTACTATTAATAAAATTATGTTTATCCCTAATAGTTTTGTTATTATTAGCACTATTCCTTCAATTATTAGTTTATTTATTTTACCATTAATTTTAGGATTAACTTTAACAGCTGTGTTTTTAATGCTCATATCAAAACCACCATTAATATTAATCAACCACAATACCAACATGAAACCAATTAGTTTTAAAAAATCTAGAAGCACTAATATAAAATTTACTAAAAAGTTAATGAATTTAAGACTAACTTTAGCATTTGCTAAAAGTAATAGTTTCCGAATTACTAGTGCTGTGGCGATATTCTTTGTTAATATTTTTGTAGCTTTATTTTTACTAAATTTTGTTTATGTTTATAACTATTCTACTACTTATTCCAATGTAAATTATACTGAAAAAGGTAATCGCTTATTTAATGCTAATAATCCTAACATTAATCAATTATTAGATGTACTGCTAAAAGATGATAGTTATGACGACAGTAGCGGTGATAAAATATGACATTGAGTTTCCAACGAGCAATTTCAACTAGGAATTAATGTTGGAACATATCATGAGATAACTGACTTTAGTGTAATTATAACTGACTGATATAATAATTTTATTAGCCCTAATAACCTTAAAATTATTGCTAATAATCCCCTATTACTAGCACAAGTTAAAAAAGTAAGTGAATCACTTTATAATTTACTAATACAAGCGATTCCCTTTTGAAAAACATATGATACTTATCCATATTTAACATTTGGTTTTAAAATTTATAATCAAGCAACTAGTATCCAATATTCAACATTAAAAGGAAAATGAGAAACATCATTATCATTTGTTAATTCACAAGCTTATATTGTTTCCTATCAAACAAATGATTTTCCCCAATGAATTCAATACCAAGGTGAAAATGATAAACAATCATTAATTGAGTTTAATATTGAAAATGACAGTTATGTTAATGCTATTTTCCCTTTACAATTAGCAAAACAATTGCATCTTAAAATTGGTGATACTATAGTTAGTCGGATAACTAATAATGACGTTGATACTTTACCATGGTCACAAATTAGCTTTCGAGTATCAGGAATTAATAATTATAATTATTTTAATCAAAATGTGATTGTTAAACAATCATCAGTATTTAAATATTTAATTAAAAGTTATGAAGACTATGAAACAGGAATTAGTAAATCTAGTACTATTAAAATTACTAATTATGATAATTTTATTAATGATATGTTAGTTACAGATGCTACTCCGGAAATTTGTCGTAATGTTAGTTTTGTTAATGTTGATAATCAATACAATATTATTAATGACATTACGTTAAATGGTACTTTACTACGTTATGTGATTACTAATTATGGTGAACAAGGAGAAAGTGTGGCTATCATTAATAGTTTAGTTAATGTTTGTAAAGCATTAACTATTATTGTATTAATTATTGCTGTTGTTATTATTTTAGTATTAGTAAATTTAATGTTTCAAGAAAATAAGAAGGACATTATTAGTTTAAAAATTTTAGGTTATAGTAATAATCGAATTACCGCATTGATTATGCTGCCATATGTTATTAGTTTTATGAGTACTTTTACTTTTTCTGCAATAACAATTTATTTTCTGCTCCAAGTTACTTTACAATTATTATTTCAAATCGCTAGGATTTGATTATTATTTAGTTTTTCATCAATTTTGCTACTGATCTTTTTCTTTAGTGTGACGTTTTTAATGATTTTTTCATATGTTTTAGGTCATCATCATATTAATAATAGTCGTTTTAATGATGTTATTATGGAAAATTAA
- the glpK gene encoding glycerol kinase GlpK, with product MVKTKYIMTLDEGTSSCRTLIINQKGQIIGSHQIEIPQHYPPQSGWVEHDPIGIWNNQLTTMVQALNKSGISPNQIAAIGITNQRETTVVWNLETGLPIYNAIVWQDRRTANYCDELTKKGWKDKIHQKTGLLIDAYFSGTKIKWILDNVKGGRELAKNGKLAFGTIDSWLIYKMTVGTHNNQVQAKHVIDITNASRTMLFNINTKQWDKELLELFDIPEIMLPEVVPSSGEIGKTYKGMLSKNDDTEIMIAAAIGDQQAALFGQLCLKAGEVKNTYGTGCFILMNIGNKPLLSKQGLLTTVAYQLTGQKPVYALEGSVFVAGAAVQFLRDQLRILYRSDESLWYSQIVDPKDEQRVYVVPAFVGLGAPYWDSTARGAIFGLERGTKREHIVKATIESLAYQSQNMIMAMQEDINLNKDLKNLTIKIKVDGGASNNPYIMQFQSDISRTTLIKPQNTETTAMGAAYLAGLAVGFWKNIDEIKKIYVVEKEYSPVMKPEDAKILYKGWQEAVKRTRGWTTAIK from the coding sequence ATGGTTAAAACAAAATATATTATGACTTTAGATGAGGGTACTTCTAGTTGTCGCACTTTAATTATTAATCAAAAGGGACAAATTATTGGTAGTCACCAAATTGAGATTCCCCAACACTATCCCCCACAATCAGGATGAGTAGAACATGACCCAATTGGGATTTGAAATAACCAATTAACAACTATGGTTCAAGCATTAAATAAAAGTGGTATTAGTCCAAACCAAATTGCAGCCATTGGTATTACTAACCAACGTGAAACTACTGTTGTCTGAAACTTAGAAACAGGTTTGCCTATTTACAATGCCATTGTTTGACAAGACCGTAGAACCGCTAATTATTGTGATGAATTAACTAAAAAGGGATGAAAAGATAAAATTCATCAAAAAACAGGACTACTAATTGATGCTTATTTTTCAGGAACCAAAATCAAATGAATTTTAGACAATGTAAAAGGGGGACGAGAACTTGCCAAAAATGGTAAGTTAGCATTCGGAACCATTGATAGTTGATTAATTTACAAAATGACAGTAGGTACACATAACAATCAAGTACAAGCTAAACATGTTATTGATATTACTAACGCCTCACGAACAATGTTATTTAATATTAATACTAAGCAATGGGATAAAGAGCTTTTAGAACTATTTGATATCCCTGAAATAATGTTACCTGAAGTTGTTCCTAGTTCTGGTGAAATTGGCAAAACTTATAAAGGGATGTTATCAAAAAATGATGACACTGAAATTATGATTGCTGCTGCGATTGGTGACCAACAAGCAGCATTGTTTGGACAACTATGTTTGAAAGCTGGTGAAGTTAAAAACACTTATGGGACAGGATGTTTCATTTTAATGAATATTGGTAATAAACCATTGTTGTCAAAACAAGGGTTGTTAACAACTGTTGCTTATCAACTAACAGGACAAAAACCAGTCTATGCTTTAGAAGGATCAGTATTTGTAGCAGGCGCTGCTGTTCAGTTTTTACGTGACCAATTACGGATATTGTATCGTTCTGATGAAAGTTTATGATATTCACAAATTGTTGATCCTAAAGATGAACAACGTGTTTATGTTGTGCCAGCATTTGTGGGTTTAGGGGCACCATATTGAGATTCAACAGCCCGTGGTGCTATATTTGGTTTAGAACGTGGAACCAAACGTGAACATATTGTTAAAGCAACTATTGAATCATTAGCATACCAATCACAAAACATGATTATGGCGATGCAAGAAGATATTAACCTTAATAAGGATTTAAAAAACTTAACCATTAAAATTAAAGTTGATGGAGGAGCAAGCAATAATCCATATATTATGCAATTTCAAAGTGATATTAGTCGCACGACTTTAATTAAACCGCAAAATACAGAAACAACAGCCATGGGTGCTGCTTATTTAGCGGGATTAGCTGTTGGGTTCTGAAAAAATATTGATGAGATTAAAAAAATTTATGTTGTTGAAAAAGAGTATAGTCCGGTTATGAAACCAGAAGATGCTAAGATTCTATATAAAGGGTGACAAGAAGCAGTTAAACGTACACGTGGTTGAACTACGGCAATTAAATAA
- a CDS encoding ABC transporter ATP-binding protein has product MSDVMISVKNYNINFKRFKIPKADFIVYKGTIHALVGQSGSGKSVLLKSIIGAFPSTCYQGEITVNGHIAGSAKSKLGMGYALNLENFPQGLSAYNFLKYLGKTTGINSEDLVVNLEKLLKSFNLWEHRHKKLNSYSSGMKNRIMLIQALVHDPQLIILDEPGANLDSESRKYFTNVLKQLKAEGKTIFLTTHMINEVKDIVDNCTIIDLGNLIYSGPVTKFDVGKIFILNTNNNNATIELLKNTIIHLSI; this is encoded by the coding sequence ATGTCAGATGTTATGATTAGTGTTAAAAATTACAATATTAATTTTAAAAGATTTAAAATTCCAAAAGCTGATTTTATAGTTTACAAAGGTACTATCCATGCCTTAGTTGGCCAATCAGGAAGTGGTAAATCTGTTTTATTAAAATCAATTATTGGTGCTTTTCCTAGCACTTGCTATCAAGGAGAAATTACTGTTAATGGTCATATTGCTGGTAGTGCCAAATCTAAATTAGGAATGGGTTATGCTTTAAACCTAGAAAACTTTCCGCAAGGATTAAGTGCTTACAATTTTTTAAAGTATTTAGGTAAAACAACAGGAATTAATAGTGAGGATTTAGTAGTTAATTTAGAAAAATTATTAAAATCTTTTAATTTATGAGAACATCGGCATAAGAAATTAAATTCTTATTCTTCGGGAATGAAAAATCGAATTATGTTAATTCAAGCATTAGTTCATGATCCACAATTAATTATTTTAGATGAACCAGGAGCAAATTTAGATTCAGAATCGCGAAAGTATTTTACTAATGTGTTAAAACAATTAAAAGCGGAAGGGAAAACTATTTTTCTAACTACGCATATGATTAATGAGGTTAAAGATATTGTTGATAACTGTACCATTATTGATTTGGGAAACTTAATTTATAGTGGACCAGTCACTAAGTTTGATGTTGGTAAAATTTTTATTTTGAATACTAATAATAATAATGCTACTATTGAACTATTAAAAAATACAATTATCCATTTAAGTATTTAG
- a CDS encoding dihydrofolate reductase yields the protein MINLVWAMTEEGVIGTDNSLPWNIKAEMQYFRSITINTTVIMGAKTFESIGFPLKKRYNIIATHHRERYQQWHNIDNIAFSDNLLEYLQPYKGNKTKDICVLGGKTIYEQAWKLADYLYISIIKHPYSGNIIFPNLDFSDFKLIKTTNYDQFTAKIYQRKELI from the coding sequence ATGATAAATTTAGTATGAGCTATGACTGAAGAGGGAGTTATTGGTACTGATAATTCCTTACCATGAAACATCAAAGCAGAAATGCAATACTTTCGAAGTATTACTATTAATACAACCGTAATTATGGGTGCCAAAACATTTGAAAGTATTGGTTTTCCTTTAAAAAAACGCTACAATATAATAGCAACACATCATCGAGAACGTTATCAACAATGACACAATATTGATAATATTGCCTTTAGTGATAATTTATTAGAATATTTACAACCATACAAAGGTAATAAAACCAAAGATATTTGTGTATTAGGCGGGAAAACAATTTATGAACAAGCATGAAAACTTGCTGATTACTTATATATTTCAATTATCAAACACCCCTACTCAGGTAACATCATCTTTCCAAATTTAGATTTTTCAGATTTTAAATTAATTAAAACAACCAATTATGACCAATTTACAGCTAAGATTTATCAAAGAAAGGAATTAATTTAA
- the glpO gene encoding type 2 glycerol-3-phosphate oxidase, with protein MTFDFDVIIIGAGVIGAAISDELTKNKYKVAIFEKNLRVAQETSEGNSGIIHGGFDPTPGKLNATLNLQGRKIYEKSWFKELNFPWAKVDSLVLAFSKEEMLEVEKLYKRGLTNGVSENELKVLTKEQVMKCEPNVNPNIVGALLCTASYVVDPVLLTQSLINRALKHKAQLFLNHEVISIESLTSGFKISCRTTNNKEISFTCQYVINAAGHYAAEMANMIGCHDFTLKTRRGQYCILEKTERNIINNHVLFMVPTIHGKGVIVAPMTDGHILVGPTAIDNVAKNETRIITVDDIKYIDKIGLRLIPSLNMNKTCKVTSGSRPICVNTDDFVIASASNNKNFINVAGIKSPGLSAAPAIALLVTKLLK; from the coding sequence ATGACATTTGATTTTGATGTAATTATCATTGGTGCAGGTGTAATTGGTGCTGCTATTAGTGATGAGTTAACTAAGAACAAATACAAAGTAGCAATTTTTGAAAAAAATCTGCGTGTTGCCCAAGAAACATCAGAAGGTAATTCAGGAATTATTCATGGTGGATTTGATCCAACACCAGGTAAACTCAATGCCACTTTAAATCTACAAGGACGTAAAATTTATGAAAAATCTTGATTTAAAGAACTCAATTTTCCGTGAGCGAAAGTTGACTCATTAGTATTGGCGTTTAGTAAAGAAGAAATGTTAGAAGTGGAAAAATTGTATAAAAGAGGGTTAACCAATGGGGTCAGCGAAAATGAATTAAAAGTTTTAACAAAAGAACAAGTTATGAAATGTGAACCTAACGTTAACCCCAATATTGTTGGAGCACTATTGTGTACAGCATCTTATGTTGTTGATCCTGTGTTGTTAACACAAAGTTTAATTAATCGTGCACTTAAACATAAAGCACAATTATTTTTAAACCATGAAGTAATTAGCATAGAATCATTAACATCAGGATTTAAAATTAGTTGTCGTACTACTAATAACAAAGAAATTAGTTTTACTTGTCAATATGTAATTAATGCTGCTGGTCACTATGCTGCTGAAATGGCTAATATGATTGGTTGTCATGACTTTACTTTAAAAACTAGAAGAGGTCAATATTGTATTCTTGAAAAAACAGAACGCAACATTATTAATAACCATGTCTTATTTATGGTACCTACCATTCATGGCAAAGGAGTAATTGTTGCTCCTATGACTGATGGTCATATTTTAGTAGGGCCAACTGCGATTGATAATGTTGCAAAAAATGAAACGCGAATCATTACTGTTGATGATATTAAATATATTGATAAGATTGGATTACGTTTAATTCCATCTTTAAACATGAATAAAACTTGCAAAGTAACTAGTGGTTCACGACCAATTTGTGTTAATACTGATGATTTTGTTATTGCTAGTGCTAGCAATAACAAAAACTTTATTAATGTGGCAGGGATTAAATCACCTGGTTTAAGTGCAGCACCTGCCATTGCCTTACTAGTTACGAAATTATTAAAATAA
- a CDS encoding MIP/aquaporin family protein — protein MSEIAQVIVGESFGTFILILLGNCVVANTLLKNSKGENSGWIVICVGWGFAVAIAAMLSQISGAHLNPAVTIGLWVAGKKLAFVGGNYAYIPIYIVTQIIGAILGQIVVYLAYFKEYNNTEDVNHILATFSTSPVHRSYIWNTVTEIIGTFVLVMIVGATFSIKNLVPTGGGFAGAATVGIGVMVIGLAIGGPTGFAINPARDLGPRIVHAILPMTHKGASDWKYAPVPIIGPLLGGALAGGLMQLIMVF, from the coding sequence ATGTCAGAAATTGCACAAGTAATTGTTGGCGAATCATTTGGCACATTTATTCTAATTTTATTAGGAAATTGTGTGGTGGCTAACACATTATTAAAAAATTCGAAAGGAGAAAATAGCGGTTGAATTGTTATTTGTGTCGGATGAGGATTTGCTGTAGCGATTGCTGCGATGTTAAGTCAAATTTCAGGTGCTCATCTAAACCCAGCAGTAACGATTGGACTATGAGTTGCAGGGAAAAAGTTAGCATTTGTTGGTGGTAATTATGCTTATATTCCAATATATATTGTTACTCAAATCATTGGTGCTATATTAGGTCAAATTGTTGTTTATTTAGCATATTTCAAAGAATATAACAATACCGAAGATGTAAATCATATTTTAGCAACGTTTTCAACATCACCAGTTCATCGTAGTTACATTTGAAATACAGTAACTGAAATAATTGGTACATTTGTGCTAGTAATGATTGTTGGAGCAACGTTTTCAATTAAAAACTTAGTACCAACAGGTGGTGGTTTTGCTGGCGCTGCGACAGTGGGCATTGGAGTAATGGTAATTGGTCTAGCAATTGGTGGACCAACAGGTTTTGCGATTAATCCCGCCCGTGATTTAGGTCCAAGAATTGTTCATGCCATTTTACCAATGACACACAAAGGAGCAAGTGATTGAAAATATGCACCAGTACCTATTATAGGGCCATTACTTGGAGGAGCACTTGCTGGTGGTTTAATGCAATTAATAATGGTATTCTAA
- a CDS encoding lysophospholipid acyltransferase family protein, which yields MNIWKAILTWPYLLQTYTKSGSMTKKVLKDPSLVSEAKRYIWLKKRVRYIKWLYNIKLTVHNVDLWPKRKGCVMVANHQSNFDPLLVLSVNDFSLHAPLGFIAKEELKKSRLARRFIFLIDVLFIDRNNPRTAVTAFQEAKELIRIPRTMMIFPEGTRSHGQEMGEFKAGALKMAYQAYVPIIPVSIINSYQIFDKKHKGKIHVQLVFHKPIEPSQFIHLSTDVLSKQIFNIIKNGIISYDKQK from the coding sequence ATGAACATATGAAAAGCCATTTTAACTTGACCCTACTTATTACAAACGTATACTAAGTCAGGTTCAATGACCAAAAAAGTATTAAAAGACCCTAGTTTAGTATCAGAAGCAAAACGCTATATATGACTAAAAAAACGAGTACGCTATATCAAATGATTATACAATATCAAACTAACTGTCCATAATGTTGACTTATGACCAAAACGTAAAGGTTGTGTTATGGTTGCTAATCACCAATCTAACTTTGATCCGCTGCTAGTATTATCAGTTAATGATTTTAGTTTACATGCTCCTTTAGGTTTTATTGCCAAAGAAGAACTTAAAAAAAGCCGTTTAGCACGACGTTTTATCTTTTTAATTGATGTGTTATTTATTGACCGTAATAATCCCAGAACAGCAGTTACTGCTTTTCAAGAAGCCAAAGAATTAATTAGAATTCCTCGTACTATGATGATTTTTCCTGAAGGAACGAGAAGCCATGGCCAAGAAATGGGCGAATTTAAAGCAGGCGCTTTAAAAATGGCATATCAAGCTTATGTTCCAATTATTCCAGTTTCAATTATTAATTCTTATCAAATTTTTGATAAAAAACATAAAGGAAAGATTCATGTACAACTTGTTTTCCATAAACCAATTGAACCAAGCCAATTTATCCACTTATCAACTGATGTTTTATCAAAACAAATCTTTAATATCATTAAAAATGGCATAATATCCTATGATAAACAAAAATAA
- a CDS encoding two-component regulator propeller domain-containing protein, with translation MVYNGKNKEIIATKVIGIENNSSIEEIAIDGKDNVFFATSTGGYELKYNENWITKITDINTQVRTIAVDSQGNIIIGTDNQSAYLLFATELVKEKPKAVLINELEKLRLLIVLLFC, from the coding sequence ATGGTATATAATGGTAAAAATAAAGAAATAATAGCTACTAAGGTAATTGGCATAGAAAATAATTCTAGTATTGAAGAAATAGCAATTGATGGTAAAGATAATGTTTTCTTTGCAACATCTACAGGTGGATATGAATTAAAATATAATGAAAATTGAATTACAAAAATTACTGATATAAATACACAAGTAAGAACAATAGCAGTAGATAGTCAAGGTAATATTATAATTGGAACAGATAATCAAAGTGCTTATTTATTGTTTGCTACTGAATTAGTAAAAGAAAAGCCAAAAGCTGTTCTAATTAATGAATTAGAGAAATTACGGCTACTAATTGTACTGCTATTTTGCTAA
- the thyA gene encoding thymidylate synthase encodes MEQYLSLCRHVMTHGYQKDDRTGTGTISTFGYQMRFYLAEGFPLLTTKKVHFPAIVHELLWFIAGDTNIEYLVKNNVRIWNEWPYKNYVKSESYQNETLQEFIEKIKTDHNFAVQFGDLGPVYGKQWRNFNGIDQLVDLVTNLKNNPFSRRHILSAWNPSEISNMALPPCHTLIQFYVSNDKKLSCQLYQRSADIFLGVPFNIASYALLTIMLAQVCGYELGDFVHTLGDAHIYSNHISQINEQLLRAPKNLPKLVVNKNIRNLFDFQYHHFTLEGYDPHPLIIGKVAV; translated from the coding sequence GTGGAACAATATTTAAGTTTATGCCGTCATGTTATGACGCATGGCTACCAAAAAGATGATCGAACAGGAACAGGGACCATTTCCACTTTTGGTTATCAAATGCGTTTTTATTTAGCAGAAGGTTTTCCTTTATTAACTACCAAAAAAGTCCACTTCCCAGCTATTGTTCATGAACTATTGTGATTTATTGCTGGTGATACTAATATTGAATACTTAGTAAAAAATAATGTTCGTATTTGAAATGAATGACCATACAAAAATTATGTTAAAAGTGAATCATATCAAAATGAAACATTACAAGAATTTATCGAAAAGATAAAAACTGACCATAACTTTGCTGTTCAGTTTGGCGATTTAGGACCAGTCTATGGTAAACAATGACGTAACTTTAATGGTATAGATCAACTAGTTGACCTTGTTACAAATCTAAAAAATAATCCATTTTCACGAAGACATATTTTATCAGCTTGAAACCCTAGTGAAATTAGCAATATGGCTTTACCACCTTGTCATACTTTAATTCAATTTTATGTTTCTAATGATAAGAAATTATCTTGCCAACTATACCAACGCAGTGCTGATATCTTTTTAGGTGTTCCTTTTAACATTGCTTCGTATGCTTTATTAACTATTATGTTAGCACAAGTATGTGGTTATGAATTAGGTGACTTTGTTCATACCTTAGGTGACGCTCATATTTATAGTAACCATATTAGTCAAATCAATGAACAATTACTGCGTGCACCTAAAAATTTACCAAAGTTAGTTGTTAATAAAAACATTAGGAATTTATTTGATTTCCAATATCATCATTTTACTTTAGAAGGATATGACCCACATCCATTAATTATTGGTAAGGTTGCTGTCTAA
- a CDS encoding heavy metal-binding domain-containing protein, translating into MNKQIQVYSSNEPIGAKSVTYKEFLIVNKVKSRNAFSNIGSGFKSMFGGEISGLTKLTSDIRNELLS; encoded by the coding sequence ATGAATAAACAAATCCAAGTATACAGTTCCAATGAACCTATTGGAGCCAAAAGTGTTACTTACAAAGAATTCTTAATTGTTAATAAAGTTAAAAGCAGAAATGCTTTTAGTAACATCGGTTCTGGTTTCAAAAGCATGTTCGGTGGAGAGATTAGTGGTTTAACAAAACTAACCAGTGATATTAGAAATGAACTACTAAGTTAA